Proteins encoded in a region of the Trypanosoma brucei brucei TREU927 chromosome 5, complete sequence genome:
- a CDS encoding ATP-dependent DEAD/H RNA helicase, putative, translating into MPKREREDSKDSCSGDTSCSTDSSTSDSSSSCSIFSSSSGSAKRRSKKASFEVHKIDNGNSGDTTSKSNTSPRPNDGAVKLDVSAVLRAELQPKLTETLGDHALEPVYGIKDENNGNSGRAVYEDGGGMQHEGYGNISSDNDSLDDRFGTSASTSSTDADDEAVEDFRERLLAHAQVTSAAKKEHSTSIESEGLLGSGLNPARALEHLRKALLKPVSSTALAVVSATDESHDLMDAVVSAKLPPPPADDVKRLRKLHYVDHSTIEYPPIQKEFYVSPPDVRGLDAGELKELLKELDGAKVRGRDPPRPMRSWTGSGLADSVLEALAEGGFQQPFAVQSLGAPVLMSGRDLLVVAKTGSGKTLSYLLPLIRHCMGQRACKKGEGPITLVLVPTHELGCQIVRVAEKLCSAAHLRLVASYGLVPLSDNIKQCRAGCEVMVSTPGRLLDLLTVGGGGVLSLRFVSFVVVDEADRMFDSGFAEHVEAFLKNIRPDRQLAMFSATMPKELKKVICRHLHDPIEITVGGKPTPASNVEQRFFFFDEELYDVDVESRSEDKKFLKLLQILGEEGGNGEHLILIFTQQKKECDELFARLSACGYNKRIAVLYSGMDPIDREFALEYFSPGNQFILIATGVAERGLDIPYLELVINYTLPDHYEAYVHRIGRTGRAGRKGKAVSFFTRGKDDELAADLCEGLERAEQQVSEELYERATKVRELRKGGTARHNALFHRGYMRAKKQRFTNRDQKEQFKTALRAAGLEDDMPTGSDSDSGFSSGDDSDVGVKIKAVEEDNADDSCDAELSSALTIHKGDGALTVSSAQLQKQKESLEAALAYARKTTEMAVNPASRNVRFEAEYPINDLPNVVRLRLQNSAVLRSVAEESNSTIVRKGVFYDKSLKHSHRLRDGVRPLYLLIIGKTAESVRDTVKKLNSVKEEAQSRLQQKVSSVGAQL; encoded by the coding sequence ATGCCTAAACGTGAAAGGGAAGACAGTAAGGACAGCTGCAGCGGTGATACTAGTTGCTCAACCGATAGCAGCACGAGTGACTCGAGCTCTTCATGTTcgattttctcttcttctagCGGCAGtgcgaaaagaagaagcaaaaaggcGTCTTTTGAAGTCCATAAGATCGACAACGGCAACAGCGGCGACACCACTAGTAAAAGCAACACATCTCCTAGACCAAATGATGGTGCGGTCAAGTTGGATGTTAGTGCAGTGCTGCGTGCGGAGCTGCAACCCAAACTTACTGAAACGCTGGGGGATCATGCGTTAGAGCCCGTATATGGTATCAAAGATGAAAATAATGGTAACAGTGGCCGTGCTGTATACGAGGACGGTGGTGGCATGCAACATGAAGGATACGGTAATATATCAAGCGATAATGACTCTCTTGATGACAGGTTCGGAACATCCGCATCCACTTCGAGTACCGACGCTGATGACGAAGCCGTTGAAGACTTCCGGGAGAGACTTTTGGCGCACGCGCAGGTGACCAGTGCGGCCAAAAAAGAGCACAGCACATCAATTGAAAGTGAAGGTCTGCTAGGTAGCGGACTAAATCCCGCCCGAGCACTGGAGCACTTGCGAAAGGCATTGCTCAAGCCAGTTTCTTCCACGGCACTCGCAGTTGTAAGCGCCACTGATGAATCCCATGACCTCATGGATGCCGTGGTTTCAGCGAAACTCCCACCTCCACCTGCCGATGACGTAAAACGGTTGAGGAAACTTCATTATGTGGACCATAGCACTATTGAATATCCACCAATACAGAAAGAGTTTTACGTTTCTCCACCTGATGTCAGGGGCCTCGACGCAGGGGAGCTAAAAGAGTTGCTGAAAGAACTTGACGGTGCCAAGGTACGTGGTCGTGATCCACCACGACCGATGCGTAGTTGGACGGGATCCGGTCTTGCGGACTCTGTACTTGAGGCGCTCGCGGAAGGGGGATTTCAGCAACCATTTGCCGTGCAATCGTTAGGTGCTCCTGTTCTTATGAGTGGCCGTGACCTGCTTGTTGTCGCCAAAACGGGATCCGGAAAAACGCTGTCGTATCTGCTCCCACTCATCCGGCATTGCATGGGTCAGAGAGCatgtaaaaagggagagggccCAATCACCCTTGTTTTGGTTCCTACGCACGAACTTGGTTGCCAGATTGTGAGGGTTGCGGAGAAGCTCTGCTCTGCAGCTCACCTACGACTCGTTGCTTCGTACGGATTGGTTCCCCTTTCTGATAACATAAAGCAGTGTCGTGCGGGTTGCGAGGTGATGGTCTCAACACCGGGTCGTCTACTCGATCTTCTTACAGTTGGTGGCGGGGGTGTGCTTTCCCTCAggtttgtttctttcgttgTTGTGGATGAGGCTGATCGCATGTTTGATAGTGGTTTTGCAGAGCATGTGGAAGCTTTTTTGAAGAATATCCGTCCGGACCGTCAACTGGCGATGTTTAGCGCCACCATGCCGAAAGAACTGAAAAAGGTAATTTGTCGCCATTTGCATGACCCAATAGAAATTACGGTGGGTGGAAAACCAACGCCGGCTTCTAATGTGGAGCagcgtttctttttcttcgacGAAGAGCTTTACGATGTGGACGTGGAAAGCCGCAGTGAAGACAAAAAGTTTTTGAAGCTTTTGCAAATTCTTGGTGAGGAGGGTGGAAACGGAGAACATCTTATTCTTATATTTACACAGCAGAAAAAGGAATGTGATGAACTATTCGCGCGACTCTCCGCCTGTGGTTACAACAAGCGCATTGCCGTATTATACAGTGGCATGGATCCCATCGATCGTGAGTTTGCTCTCGAGTACTTTTCTCCTGGTAATCAGTTCATTCTGATAGCAACGGGTGTAGCTGAGCGTGGACTGGACATACCTTACCTTGAACTAGTCATTAACTACACCCTTCCAGACCATTATGAGGCTTATGTTCACCGGATCGGTCGCACAGGTAGAGCAGGGAGGAAAGGTAAGGCTGTCAGTTTCTTCACACGAGGAAAAGATGATGAACTGGCGGCTGACCTCTGTGAAGGTCTTGAGCGGGCAGAACAACAGGTATCGGAAGAACTCTACGAGCGGGCTACAAAGGTGCGTGAGTTACGCAAGGGTGGAACTGCACGACACAATGCTCTCTTTCACCGTGGTTATATGCGGGCGAAAAAGCAGCGGTTCACCAACCGTGACCAAAAGGAGCAGTTCAAAACGGCACTGCGTGCGGCAGGATTGGAGGACGATATGCCAACGGGGTCGGATTCGGACTCCGGTTTCAGTAGTGGTGATGATAGCGATGTGGGTGTTAAGATTAAGGCTGTCGAAGAGGACAACGCTGACGACAGTTGCGACGCCGAACTTTCCAGTGCACTGACCATCCATAAAGGTGATGGTGCGCTCACCGTCAGCTCCGCTCAACTGCAAAAGCAGAAAGAGTCGTTGGAGGCGGCGTTGGCGTACGCCAGAAAGACAACGGAGATGGCCGTTAATCCAGCATCGAGGAACGTGCGCTTTGAGGCAGAATATCCTATCAATGACCTGCCAAATGTTGTGCGTTTGCGACTGCAGAACTCGGCAGTGCTGCGGTCGGTGGCGGAAGAAAGCAATTCAACAATAGTCCGTAAAGGTGTGTTCTATGATAAAAGTTTAAAGCACTCGCATCGCCTACGCGACGGTGTTCGGCCACTTTATCTTTTGATTATAGGCAAAACTGCTGAATCTGTGCGGGACACAGTGAAGAAGCTTAATAGCGTCAAGGAAGAGGCTCAAAGTCGTCTTCAGCAAAAAGTGTCGTCGGTTGGGGCACAGCTTTAG